AGTACCAGCTCAACATCACCGGCCGCGGCAGGGTCGCCCTGATGACCTCGGGCGCGCCCCTGATGATGCAGGTCACGCCCGACAAGTATGTCAACTGCGACGCCGACGCGATCGTCGCCTGGTCCACCGGGCTGCGGGTGCAGATGCAGGCCCAGACGCACTCCTCCGGGGTGTGGCGCCGGCGCGGCAGCACCGGCGAGGGCTGGGAGCTCAGCTTCATGGGCGCCGGCTACGCGCTCGTCCAGCCCAGTGAGCTGCTGCCGCCGCAGAACGCCCAGATCGGCTCCGGTCTGGCCGCCCAGTACGGCATGGGGCAGCAAGGAATACGCGGGCAGAACCAGGGCAACGCCTGGAGCTGACCGTCCGGAAAGCAAACGTAAGGGGCGGCCACCTGGAGGTCGCCCCTTACCCGTTCCGGCTCACAGCCGCGCGCGGGTCGCTTCCAGCAGCAGTACGACCGACTCGTCGGCGACCTCCGCCACCTCGGCGTACGGGAACCAGCGCAGGTCCAGGGACTCGTCGCTGATGGCCTCCACGGCCCCCGCCGGCGCGAGCGCCGCGTACTGCACGTCGTAGTGCCAGGCGCACGGCGTGTGATGCCGGTCCAGGCGGACCGGGCCGCCGGGGAGCAGAGACAGCCCCGGGACGCCCGACTCCTCGGTCCCCTCCCGCAGGGCCGCGGCCGCCAGCGTCTCGTCGACCGGCTCGCAGTGGCCGCCCATCTGCAGCCACATGCGCAGCTTCTTGTGGAGCGTGAGCAGCACGCGCCCGTGCTCCGGGTCGATCACCAGCGCGCTCGCCGTGATGTGCCCGTCCCCGCAGGCCTTCCACATGCCGTCCGGATGCGCCCCGAGATGCTCCAGGTAGGTCTGGCGCAGTTCTTCCTGGCCCTCGTACCCCTTCAGGACGAGGACCGTGTCGTCGTACAGGCTCACTCGGTGTCGTCGCCCTT
The Streptomyces sp. NBC_01485 genome window above contains:
- a CDS encoding NUDIX hydrolase; its protein translation is MSLYDDTVLVLKGYEGQEELRQTYLEHLGAHPDGMWKACGDGHITASALVIDPEHGRVLLTLHKKLRMWLQMGGHCEPVDETLAAAALREGTEESGVPGLSLLPGGPVRLDRHHTPCAWHYDVQYAALAPAGAVEAISDESLDLRWFPYAEVAEVADESVVLLLEATRARL